The nucleotide sequence aaatatttacacttaaattatttaattgttcaattttaggGATGTCTTTTAAATGAACGGGGAACTTTATATCCTTTAAATTTAGTACGGTTGAAAAGTGCGGGTACGATGATGTTAAATTTCGACGACGTTCAGCCGGCCGCAGATAAGATACCAGACACCAAGCTAAGCAAGCGTTGTCATcgtaatttttgatgttaatgCACGCTTTCTTAGTAGCGATTGAATCTGGAAGCGGGATGTACGACGAGCCGGGTATTGGTTGGAATTTGTTTATGTTTAGAAGAAGGTATGAAATAGAAAAGAAGGCCCAACCGGACCCCCTCTCCTGAAACTCTTCAGCTTGATGGTTAATACTTGCCACCATCTCATCATAAGTTTCATTAAAATCGGCGAATTGTGTAATAATTTcgaatttagaattaaaattcttttcagAGGCGGTAACGGTCTCATCACCATTTTCATTAAtagttgttttaataaaaatggataaaaGCTCGAGTTGCACCTTCACCGAGCCGTTCAGGGCCATGTAAGATGTGATAATATTTCCGACAGTATTTCGGGTACGCGCTAGATATGTGgagatatcatcatcatcatcacgaTCCAGATATTTTATAAGACGCAACTCGATCTTTGTAACAAGTTGCAATCTTCTCAACACCTTTCTCAACCTCTATCGTATGATTCATCCTGAGATGTGACTCTAAAGCCATATGATTCATGAAAGAAATTCCGCACAAATCGCATACCTTTGATCTATTATCACCCGATAGCGGTTGAGGAAGATGTTTAGAAGGTTGCAAAATTGACCTTACCGCCGGCGCCGATGATGTAGATGGTGGTACATCGATGGTGGATTTTGCTTTCGAACAATTTGCCATTGCTGGAGGTGACGCTTGACGCTGAGGACCAACTTCTAAACCATTATCACCCAACAGCGGTTGAGGAAGACGTTCAGAAGGTTGCAAAATTGACCTCACCGCCGATGATGTAGATGGTGGTACATCGATGGCGGGTTTCGCTTTCAAATAATTTGCCATTGCTGGAGGTGGCATTTGACGCTGAGGACCAACTTCTAAACCATGCACTAATCTTTTATGTCTTTGAAAATTGTCGAATCTCGAAAAAGATTTATCGCATAAAGAACACTCGTTCCTAGCGTTATTAGTATGCGAATGTCGCGTGTGCCGATCGAGACTCCTTTTGGCGCTGAATGACTTTTGACACTTATCACACGCGAACATCTTCaaagagatttgaaattgagagtgtcaaatataaactttaacgAGAGCAACCGCTTATTAAAACTGCTGATGTTGCGAGTACCACAGATGAATGTGAAGTAAAACGTTTCTAGAAATAATAGGTATttatattacataaaaatgcaAACTAAGCAGTTTCTATTAAATCACCGAGGTTCAGTAAAGTTCAATGCACCACGTCAGTGGAAGTGTTAAATTACATTGTGGTTACAATAATGCTGAGCAATAGAATTATTGGTGTAAATGAAATACggataaatagaaatttaaaacgctaattaattataaggatgtaataaattaaaagttttaaataaataataggatttattaatatttaagttgACAATAATGCAAAGTAAATATACGTTTTACttagaaaaaaacatttaaacctAAACGATATTGTCTTTCGGTATCCAACTGTTATGGGATGAATCGAATCCTAACCACTTAACGAACACTTgattttttcttctctttaacactttttcaacaagataCACATCAGGTTGTTTGGATCTTTGAAGTTCGAATTCATAAAAAGCTCCTTTAATAGGTTGTCCATTCAtatcttctaataaataagaaattggattcgtaatttgtgttttaattattttaaataactcaGTGGTCCAGTTGGGTAAATATCCCTTATCGAAGACATGCTTATGCTTGCTAATGCGAACTACATCTCCAACATTAAAGTTTCCCTTAccggcaattttaatatgattgtaCACCGTATTgagaagtttattttctacagatttcgaatttatttgagATGGTTTCATTTTCGTGGTTGAATGCTTTGAATTGTTATATTGAGTTGTAATAGCATCCAATAAGTGTAACCATTTATGATTTCCCTAAagactaaacattttatacaacttttgttttatggTTCTAATTACGCGTTCAGCTATTGCAGCCTTCATTACGCTATACGttgaataatgattaattttaaattccatcATCAACTTTTTGAAGTGTGTATTGTAAAATTCCTTTCCCTGATCAGTTTGTAGATTTTTAGGTACACGACCTTCAGAGAGAATTGAACGTAACGCGTATATTACATCCgttgaagatttattttttaacggaCGCATCCAGAGATACTTTGAAAAACAATCGATAACCACTAAGATGTATTTATGTCCAACATTGATTTTACCAAattcaatcatttcaataagATCAGCTTACCATAAATCATCGATCCCCTTCAGTATAGTTCTTCGTCTAGGAAATAAACGTCTAGCGGGACGATGAAGTTCTTCAACTATAGTTTGTTTCGCTTTCGATACCTGCATTATTACGTTCATGGATTAGGTCTAACTTTTTTTCTCCAATATATCTAGTCGTGAATTTATAGTGCTTTCCATATCAAGTAGACGATctgcaacaccctgtatccCATTTCGAAGATTTGTTGTGAGTATATCAAATGCATTTAAATTAGTGTTGAATGATTTTGTTAGAGTTGTAATTTGCTGACCATTTAATAGGATTTCcgcgttaatttttttaatgtcgcGTAAGAGTGTAgagtttttaatatcaatttttgttgacACCTGATGTATACGTTTACTATGATCTCCAATAATTCTTTGAACGTCCGCTATTATGACCTTAATTTCGTTTAAGATTGTGATGTGATTTCATTAATATGGGAATTGTTTCCTGCCGCATGTGAAGCGTACAACAATTTCAATCGATCTACCAATTCGTTAACATCATCCCAATATTTATACTCAACGATTTTCGAGTTCACTTCAAGATGTCGTCCGGGTATTAATCCACCCCCCGacttattaaatgtaaataaaggtttaataattttagtataCTTGTACGATTTATTTCCAACTATAGGACCCGTAAAATTTCGCTTATGCGCACCCGTACACGCTAGAACAGATTTGTAACGTTGTAGATCCTCTTCGGTATAGTTCGTAGGTCGTTTTAACTGTATAAGTTCATATAACCCCGTAGAGGCTTGTATGCGTTTTTCGCCTCCGAGAACAATATGAGAAGGTTTAAACTGGACAGTCTTCGATCCAATCATCCAATCGTTTTCATCAGGATCATAACGTATACCCATTCTCTCATCAATTTCTCCTCTTTTACCAAACGTATAATATAAATCCCGAATTTGATTCGGTAGATTTTCTATAGGTAAATCCTCCgccttcaatttttgttttgcatCCGGCGGCGTtttaaattcatcatcactttcaggaaaagttaattttttcctaaatGCCGGAGTTTTAAAATCggtttcatcaaatttcgttttaacgTCAACACCGACATCATCAGTAGGTTGATAGTGGTGATGGTAATGTACAGAAGAAGAAGGTTTCACttcacttaatttattagtCATATCTTTTAATGAATCGCTTAAAGGCTGATGTAGTTTAGCGATAAGACGGTCATCGTTTTCTCGACCGAGTTTAAGcgctaaatattttttcttaatagtatttgttatgttaattatagCTTTATCCCTCTCACGTATGGAACGCTTAGTCATTTCATCGTTATGTGACATGCTTACTCTCACAAATACCAGATAACAATGCAATAATTTAGTCcgggtaaataaatttatccatTCCTATACGATACCTTCCATCCTTTACTTCaaaatctttcataataatcatAGGGTTATATTTATCATCATTCCAACACCGTTTACAAGCGTCCTTGAAAACATCAAACTTCATGTCGGTGTTAACGTGTTCATCATAcacatgttttaaattaacctcatCTTGTTTGAATAGAATTAAGACGTTTGCATTGTCTCGTATTAGGTGTTTAGGTATCCGCGTATAGGTTTGCGTAAGGTAGAAcgaatcaatattattatgtCGTCCCATACAGAAAAATGATCGAATCTTATCCTGTTTATCGCATGCTACATCgtcaaatatgaaaattgagtTTTGTTTAGCTTCAGACGGATCTATAACGGCATCATTATCGATGAATCTATAAAGTCCTATTTCGGGTAACTGTTTCATaatcatttctaaaaattcatatttcggTTGATGTAAGGATTTTgagtatatataaatattttcaaaatttaaaccatttttatcgaaaatgaGATTTAACATCAAGTTGGTTTTCCCACATCCGCTCGGACCGCATACTATTGCTCGTATACTGTTCGGTATGAGATCACCATGCCTACGACTGGTTATCGGTTTCATCATCGTTAATCGAGATCGGTTAATGACATTGTGAGAGATTGGTGTTGCACTACACGcattataaaactaaaatgagTTTTAATCTTCATGTGCGGGTATATAAGGGATGTGAAAGCGTAAACCGCATCAGTTGAGTATGCTGTTTACTCGAGATAGTACATCTGCGACGGCGGGGGGAAGCGGAATACTTAATACACTTATCAATAAACTACCCGTTGAGTTACACGTTCCAGGCTATCAATTTTGTGGACCAGGAACAAAATTGAAGAAACGTTTGGCTAGAGGCGATAAAGGAATAAATCCATTAGATCGGGCTTGTAGAGAACACGATATAGCGTATTCGGACAATAATTCTTTAGAACAACGTCGCATGGCCGATAGACGTTTGGAGGAAAACGCTTGGGGGAGAGTGAAAGCGAAAGATTCGACATTGGGGGAAAAAGCATCAGCTTGGTTAGTTACAAACGCTATGAAAGTGAAACGAAAATTGGGAATGGGTCATAAgggacaaaaaataattaaaagattaaaagataaaaaaaataaaccgatAGCATTTAAAAGCGTGTTGGTAAAGCAAATCGCTAAAGATTTACCCAAAACAACAGATAATTTACGGGAAGCGGCTAGATTAGCTTTGAAAAGTGCTCGTATAGCTGTTAAATCCGCGGgtggaaagaaaaaagttaaaattccgCGTACAATCCCGTTACCTATTACAAGTGGTGGTATACTAGCGATATTACCAGCCATATTTGCCGGACTATCAGCTCTCGGAGCGTTATCAGGCAGCGCGGCTGGTGTGTATCGCGCGGTGAAGAGTGGTCAAGAGGCTAACGAGAAGTTGAAAGAAGCTGAACGACACAATAAGGCGATGGAAGCTATCGCGATTGGCGAAACCGGAAGTGGactttacattaaaaaatataaaaaaggattgggtttatatttaagtaaaaagcaacaaaaaaacttgtaaCTAGGCTACCTAATAGACCTCTAACAAATCtcgatataataaaatacgctaaaacacttaaaattccaaattttcgCGGAGTGTATATGCGAAATGGATTGCCTAAAGAAGGTCCTAAATATTATGAGTCAGCTGTTGTAAATTTAGATGATCACCGAGGTAGCGGAACCCATTGGGTAgcctataaaaaaattggcaATAGGGTGTTATATTTCGACAGTTATGGAGATCTAAAACCACCTaaagaacttttaaaatactttaaaaaatgtcaaattgtgTATAACcacgataattttcaaaaggaTAACCCGTATAACTGCGGtcaattatgtataaatttcCTACTTAACATAAGAAATAACTCATTTGAGTGAAAATGTCACAGACGTTCACACTGGTCAGTACAAAAAGCGAAATCTCCGAAGACTATTATCCGCCTATAGAATTAGACCCTAACTCGAGTTACTCGCTTGGTCTTATTGGATTCTATACGTATAACAGTATACCAAACATTGAACAAGGAGTAAACgataaattttactttaccGAAAAATTGCCCATTAATAAAAGCCGACAATCAACTATAGACGAGGGGGCATTACCACAGGAAATCAAAATTCCTACTGGTGCATATGAAATAACGGACATtgagaaatttttacaaaaagagATTTTACGTCGTATCGGATTGAATACGGTTGATGAtcctgaaaaatttttttcactcAAGGCTAACAATAACACCTTGCAGTGTGAAATAAAAAGCGATTATTTTGAGATAGATTTCTCTCAACCAAATACGATAGCTTCTATATTGGGGTTTTCCAATCGTAAACTAGATGTATCGATAAAGCATAAATCAGATCTTCCGGTAAATATAATACGTGTGACATCCGTTCGAGTGGAATGTAATATAATTTCCGGCTCGTAttacaataacaaattatcTCACACGCTATATGAATTCGCTCCAACTGTGGATCCTGGTTTCAGTATAAATATAGAGCCAAGGAACCCCATTTATTTGCCAGTGGACACCGATCGTCCGATATCGAACATTACACTAAGATTACTTGATCAGCGTGGTAAATTGGTAAACTTTCGTggagaagaaattgttattagaTTAGAATTAAAACGAACTTCATAATGGGGCTGTTGTTCCAATTAAAAGCCACCGATCCTCAACAGCGTTCATCtatcaaaagaaaacattataACTCAGGTGGAAAGAGAACATCTAGATCAGTTAAAAGAAAGACTTCATTGCGAGCGGACAACAGACGTTTTCTCGAGCAGTTGGGTTATCATGTCTacacaaaagttaaatatatacCGCGAACCCATCGTGGATAATTCGATCGCTAGAGAAGAAGTGCATAGTTACCATCCTTCcacaaattcttttcaaaataacgATATATTCACCATTGAACTAAACCAAgaagatgttttattttcgttcTTCGAAAGTTATATACGTATTGAGGGagattacaaagaaaaattaaacgatcCAACTGATACTATCCAGCTAACGCAcaacttaccaacatatcTATTTGAGTATATCGCATTTGAGCATAACGGTACTGAAATCGAACGGGTACGTGAACCCGGTTTAACATCATTGATTCGAACCCTACTTCAACAAAACGAAGTGGAATGCAAATCTTTAGAAATAGCTGGTTTAAAATGGCCACCCGAAGGAACTTTGCCTACAGTTAGTGCGAACAAGGATTTCACGTTTCAAATCCCATTAAGTCATATTTTCGGATTATTTAGGGACTATAATCACGTTATGAGAGGTCGCTTCAAATTTAGATTTGTTAGAAGTCGTACTGACTCCAATTGTTATAAATCTACATCAAAAGCCGATTCTAGCACCGCAGAGTTTACTGTAAAAACGGTTACATTGTTGGCGAAACATGTGTACCCAAGCCCATCTATAAAGATGAAGCTGTTAgatggtttaaataaaaacgcaAACATTCCCGTACCGTTTCGGAAGTGGTCTTTTTATGAGCTACCTTCAATGAGAAAGGGAAATAAAGAGATTTGGTCGGTCACGTCAACAACTAACAGAGGTAGACCTCAATACGTTATAGTTGCATTCCAAACCAATCGAAAGGATCAGCCGAATTCAGATTGTACACTTTTCGATCACTTGAACATTATAGATCTTAAAGTATATCTAAACTCATACTGCTATCCATTCGAGTCGATGAATTTGGAGTTTGCGAAAGAAAATTATGTTGAACTCTATAAAATGTATACCGAATTTCAACCATATATTTGGGAAACATCTCGAAAACAACCGATTATGGATTTCGCAAGCTTTAAAAAAAGACCTTTATTCGTGGTGGATACCACTAAGAATAACGATGAAGAAGCCGCCCCATCCGCATCATGTGAGGTGCGTATCGAAATTCAAAGCGGTAAAGATTTTCCGCCTGATACAAAAGCATACTGTATACTACTCCAAGAATCCATGTATACATACAAACCTTTGAGTGGGGAGGTATctgtaattataaattaaattacacatGAGGTCATATGTTAGTTTACAATATGAAGTTCAAAATCGCGGTTGTAGACGTTCAGGGGTTTTACATCAATTCTAAATTCGAAGTTAAAGAATTTACTCTTGTGGATATCACCACCGACTACATAATACATTTACACTTAAAAGCTAGTATACCATTCCAACAGTTAAACGTTCGAGATCGAAGATCAGTGAGATATTTGGAACGCAACCATCACAGGTTGCTATATAGCGATGGGTGGATAAATCAATCAGAAGGTCTAAATGTAATTGATACCTTAATTTCCTCCTACgatcaaatatttgttaagggAAATCAAAAGAAGCAGTTTTTGAAAACACGTAACAGCAATTCAATACTAACGGATATTGCGTTAGAATTTGCGGAAGAGGATgagactaaattaaattcatccAACAATCAATGTTGGTTCCACACCGGCTCTCCAGCAGTATGTTCACAAaacaatgtattaattttacaaaaatttttatataatcacAATAATGTTACTTGTATTTAAgttgtaaatataataatttttaaataaaaaattgattgtagttttattattataatagttgtaaaatttattgggAGAGGGTGGGGGTGTGAGTTatatcatataattaaaaaattaatgtattcagtttacaactaaatttgatgaaatatgGATGTTAACACTGGGTGTGAAATTTCTGAAAGCCCTTACTGGGtatcaattaataaacaatggaAGAAGTTTCGTGATGATatagagaaagaaaataaatttattggtgaAACCTTATATTCGATCGATAGATTTAACATAAAAGTTGGTATTAGTGTGGCGAGAGGTTTTATAACATGtgtgaaattgatttttaaatcttggAATGATGTAGAATCGAAATCACATATACTCTCTTTTCTACGTGAAGATTGGGAACAATTgattaatgtatttaaaatcattcgttttaaaatgaacttttCTGACCAAATTATACCGTTAGCGGATGGAATTCTTAGAGTTACTGCAGACGTTGAGAATTGTGTGTGCATCACATATGAAGATATGGAccctgaaaataatttttttattccgaTTATATTAACCTTGATGGAAGTTCAAGACATTTTATctaaggaatttttaatttcatacaaattaaaagtattagacaatttgcattttaatgattacattgattttattatgaacactcaattttcgaaggataagttaaaattaattcgagAATTTTGCTTGCAAAATTtatctgaaataaattattacttaatggAATATATTGATATGATTTCATGAGTTTAAACTTACTACTATTAAGAATGTTGACGAATACTtgcgttaaaaaattatatttattttaatttaaacaagtttaaacatgttgaaacaagtGTTGGTGAGGTTCAATGAACTTTACATAACTTTggtgatttaataataaaaactgcttAATTTGCATTTTAGATAACAATAACACCTGCGTGCGAATTGCATCATCCTTCtagaaacttctattacacAAAAACTGCTTGATTTGCATTTTAGATAACAATAACACCTGACGTGCGAATTGCATCATCCTTCtagaaacttctattacacATTTCCCCACCCCCATTATTTTCATACATATAATTACAtgttctaaataatttatttagtatgaCAGCTATTTCCAAGCTAACAGGttacgttttattattaatctacGAAACAAATCATGTCTCGTCTAAGTCAATTGGGTCAGTGCAATTTCCCAccgaaaaaatcaatttctgcGCTTCAAACAGACACTCCATACCCGATTAAGTGTGCGAAACGGCTTAAAAAGTGTTCTTGGCCGTCCGTGGTACTTGAACTGGAGGCTGGATTCGTAATTTATTTACCAAGACGCATCGCAGAAGATATTACCGACGAAGAAATTATGGAACTTAGCAAAATGTCTATAATTTATAAGGGTGCAAAAGACATTGGTAaaacacaccctgtatatttattggATTTCGTCAAGAAGCTTGAAACGTAAAAACTTTCCGACCGATGACCCTGATGTTCATCtgtattaatataaatgtaattgtattataaaaattatatattcttaaaaattaaataataacaaatgtatttcttaaacacatcattttgttgtttctatTTCACCTTACAGCCATCAATTCAATCcgcttaaattcaattaaataagtaagttttatatatttcttaaacacgcatcttttttgtttgtatttccGTTCAACTGCTAggcttttaatattaaattgaaaaggtTTCGGTGATTCAGTGGTTTATTGtctttaaagtatttatattTCACCTTGCAGCTATCGGTTCAATTCgcgtaaaattaaattaaataagtctGTATTATATAGTTCGTTAATTTACAT is from Onthophagus taurus isolate NC chromosome 8, IU_Otau_3.0, whole genome shotgun sequence and encodes:
- the LOC139431291 gene encoding uncharacterized protein yields the protein MKPSQINSKSVENKLLNTVYNHIKIAGKGNFNVGDVVRISKHKHVFDKGYLPNWTTELFKIIKTQITNPISYLLEDMNGQPIKGAFYEFELQRSKQPDVYLVEKVLKRRKNQVFVKWLGFDSSHNSWIPKDNIV
- the LOC139431292 gene encoding uncharacterized protein, whose amino-acid sequence is MSTQKLNIYREPIVDNSIAREEVHSYHPSTNSFQNNDIFTIELNQEDVLFSFFESYIRIEGDYKEKLNDPTDTIQLTHNLPTYLFEYIAFEHNGTEIERVREPGLTSLIRTLLQQNEVECKSLEIAGLKWPPEGTLPTVSANKDFTFQIPLSHIFGLFRDYNHVMRGRFKFRFVRSRTDSNCYKSTSKADSSTAEFTVKTVTLLAKHVYPSPSIKMKLLDGLNKNANIPVPFRKWSFYELPSMRKGNKEIWSVTSTTNRGRPQYVIVAFQTNRKDQPNSDCTLFDHLNIIDLKVYLNSYCYPFESMNLEFAKENYVELYKMYTEFQPYIWETSRKQPIMDFASFKKRPLFVVDTTKNNDEEAAPSASCEVRIEIQSGKDFPPDTKAYCILLQESMYTYKPLSGEVSVIIN
- the LOC139431290 gene encoding zinc finger protein 532-like, with translation MFACDKCQKSFSAKRSLDRHTRHSHTNNARNECSLCDKSFSRFDNFQRHKRLVHGLEVGPQRQMPPPAMANYLKAKPAIDVPPSTSSAVRSILQPSERLPQPLLGDNGLEVGPQRQASPPAMANCSKAKSTIDVPPSTSSAPAVRSILQPSKHLPQPLSGDNRSKVCDLCGISFMNHMALESHLRMNHTIEVEKGVEKIATCYKDRVASYKISGS